Proteins from one Podospora pseudocomata strain CBS 415.72m chromosome 4, whole genome shotgun sequence genomic window:
- a CDS encoding hypothetical protein (EggNog:ENOG503NXJR; COG:S), with translation MDPAHHQHQQSGDPSPRKSASVTPQTLTSTELHALLDILTHHETYAEVESFKHPATVSGYGYPFAQRTKNDSTSAPTYATDSSSPLLAGVLRTIVLSFPGIRDLPPEFWHQKFQGILEKLAEANLSESYDKGSLGARKTLATAAASIHEVVSRGILGGLEQGEKRNLKGNYDRSQAEDLERAWEDAVHQLLYGNLIDELFRCAAEQKSLEEHSSGVQAAVDYIIIHLATLLHHVFVLTPEGPYLLKLMENVHKLLPYSMVKQTLRIGNAATMIHGMMRLLLAKVGVGALSNWVGLTQDADDGMNLLQKIISMVLSWDNTESRKTIDKIEKTRGQLASSKCQLDAIKVHVGKPREEHDEARNHSIRTPETMVVTILRRSNPSLLKNLTEEQHAQYLEYFSTLLMIRDREEIPNVLCRQQPDLLTKAVRDLVAAFEPFIRVLHEHVDLREHVAAVEGFIGDFINIGKAKPKNGNGFLGSWTSGSPKNDAEARTPSVEDYVILLRRNRQLLYNFLHQVASQCPYLTNDFRVWCNSTIKVFQQHQRPPSEHEQSTKSPDSSKLRKRPGGAGAVSSNLQHLFSSLPSSTRERILPSINAHASYLSSLEDLSRKRMQTILDNLPPDTPPSSPRPASSLSNSGWSTPLSWGWSGGGGDSRKPSPPPTTTTTTTTTTTTTATTTTGKTMPLKQSYTGPGMFLSRWQQLLDDTVIGPATLDGKLRSGRDVKGQLAMGKTGAMKEGGLDPAKLARMAEEEAPRAPDVKVVVEALGGEFKGLVGDILKEDGRFAVGVDRVVERRDCERARHRDRVEV, from the exons ATGGATCCggcccatcaccaacaccagcaatcTGGCGACCCAAGTCCACGGAAGTCGGCCTCTGTAACCCCTCAAACTTTGACCTCGACCGAGCTGCACGCGCTCTTGGACATCCTCACCCATCACGAGACATATGCAGAGGTCGAAAGCTTCAAGCACCCTGCCACCGTTTCAGGGTATGGATATCCCTTTGCCCAACGCACTAAGAATGACAGCACTAGCGCACCGACATATGCCACCGACTCGTCGTCACCTTTACTAGCCGGAGTGCTCCGGACCATCGTTTTGTCATTTCCGGGAATTCGAGATCTGCCACCAGAGTTTTGGCACCAAAAGTTTCAAGGCATCTTGGAAAAGCTTGCAGAAGCGAATCTTTCCGAGAGCTACGACAAGGGGTCGCTGGGTGCTAGGAAGACTTTGGCCACTGCTGCGGCGTCGATTCACGAAGTGGTTTCCCGGGGGATACTCGGAGGTCTTGAACaaggagagaagagaaatCTCAAGGGCAACTATGACCGATCACAAGCGGAGGATCTTGAGCGGGCATGGGAGGATGCTGTGCATCAGTTGCTGTATGGGAATCTGATTGATGAACTGTTCCGCTGCGCTGCTGAGCAGAAGAGTCTGGAGGAACACTCGTCTGGTGTTCAAGCTGCAGTGGACTACATCATTATCCA TCTGGCAACACTGCTACATCATGTCTTCGTCCTGACCCCTGAGGGACCATATCTGCTCAAACTCATGGAAAATGTGCATAAGTTGCTACCTTATTCCATGGTTAAGCAGACTCTGCGCATAGGAAATGCTGCCACCATGATTCACGGCATGATGCGACTTTTGCTGGCCAAAGTGGGCGTCGGTGCACTTTCCAACTGGGTTGGACTCACCCAAGATGCGGATGATGGCATGAATCTGTTACAAAA GATCATCTCGATGGTTCTCTCTTGGGATAACACCGAGTCAAGAAAAACCATTGACAAGATTGAAAAGACCAGAGGTCAACTTGCCTCGTCCAAGTGCCAACTTGATGCGATCAAAGTTCATGTTGGCAAACCAAGGGAGGAGCATGACGAGGCCCGCAATCACAGCATACGCACCCCAGAAACAATGGTGGTGACTATTCTAAGGAGGTCCAATCCCAGTTTGCTGAAGAACCTCACAGAAGAACAACACGCCCAGTATCTTGAATACTTCTCGACGTTGCTCATGATCAGAGACCGCGAGGAAATTCCAAACGTACTCTGCCGTCAGCAACCAGATCTTTTGACCAAAGCAGTCAGGGATCTTGTGGCTGCGTTTGAGCCGTTTATTCGCGTCCTGCATGAACATGTGGATCTGCGGGAGCATGTAGCGGCTGTTGAGGGATTCATTGGCGATTTTATCAACATCGGCAAGGCGAAACCAAAGAACGGGAACGGCTTCCTCGGCAGCTGGACCAGTGGTTCCCCCAAAAACGATGCTGAGGCCCGGACGCCGTCAGTGGAGGATTATGTCATTCTTCTACGAAGAAACAGGCAGTTGTTGTACAATTTCCTGCATCAAGTGGCCAGCCAGTGCCCGTATCTCACCAACGACTTTCGAGTATGGTGTAACAGCACTATCAAAGTGTTTCAGCAGCACCAGCGACCGCCATCAGAACATGAGCAATCAACAAAGTCACCAGACTCGTCAAAATTAAGGAAACGTCCTGGAGGTGCAGGCGCAGTGAGTAGTAACCTCCAGCACCTCTTTAGCTCCCTGCCTTCTTCGACAAGAGAACGCATCCTTCCCAGCATCAACGCGCATGCGTCATATCTCTCTTCTTTGGAGGATCTTTCGAGAAAACGGATGCAGACAATCTTGGATAATTTACCACCGGACAccccaccttcttctccgcgaCCGGCTTCTTCCTTGAGCAACAGTGGGTGGTCAACGCCGCTGTCTTGGGGGTGGtcaggcggcggtggtgattcCCGGAAACCAAGCCCGCcacccacaacaacaacaacaacaacaacaactacaacaacaacagcaacaacaacaacagggaAAACAATGCCGTTGAAACAGTCTTATACAGGACCGGGGATGTTTCTCTCGAGATGGCAGCAATTGTTAGACGATACGGTTATTGGACCCGCGACGTTGGATGGGAAGttgaggagtgggagggatGTCAAAGGGCAGTTGGCGATGGGGAAAACAGGGGCGATGAAAGAGGGAGGGCTGGATCCAGCGaagttggcgaggatggcggaggaggaggcgccgaGGGCTCCGGAtgtcaaggtggtggttgaggctTTGGGTGGGGAGTTTAaagggttggtgggggatattttgaaggaggatgggaggtttgcggttggtgttgataggGTTGTGGAGAGACGTGATTGTGAGAGGGCGAGGCATAGGGATAGAGTAGAGGTTTAG
- the LMCO1,AO1 gene encoding Ascorbate oxidase (AO)-like protein (CAZy:AA1; COG:Q; EggNog:ENOG503NVC3), translating to MKTATISSLWLGSWLPAALAEMVTHDHNFHPDHILRVTEAQVPLSCESRTDILVNGTSPGPALHILPGTSSWIRVYNDMPDQNLTMHWHGLTQRMAPFADGTPLASQWPIPPGHFFDYEIATNNDDAGTYFYHSHVDIQAISCTGPLIVDDCGSSPYHYDDERILHFQDFFQKSDQEMMSDVTKGPFKWAGEIHGILLNGKGVATGQQASIGPSGGGRGFFGGRLGGRPDGFGGNFRHHGGDYDDQSDSKGCDSKSDDTSSDDSNQAQVEITAGCTLPVIDVEPGKTYRFRFIGANGLSFLTMGLEDHDDLTIIQVDGSEYNAPVKTDRLNIGAGQRFDVLFKAKTIDELEKTGNKSTFYLQFETLERPEPYTGYGVVRYDQSTPIPTAPANKVLDLPRDPTNWMEYTFTSLFPEQNEAPSASEVTRRIIIDAEQKQENATGKVVWELAHLSWTEHTYTSPLLVDIYQHGDAALPNWEAAQSNWGWDPKTKSFPCKLGEVIEIVLQNTGSELGGIVETHPFHAHSKHYYDIGSGPGKYDAEANNKKLEQTGYKAVRRDTTMLYRYDEQVGVGEPAGWRAWRLKITDAGVWMIHCHILSHMMMGMQSVWTMGDAEQIRKLPPTAISGYMTYGGSVYGNSTHAPRLYQYFNGTNQCRPVEKKERIRVY from the exons ATGAAAACAGCCACAATATCCTCCCTCTGGTTAGGGAGCTGGCTTCCGGCCGCCTTGGCTGAGATGGTCACTCACGATCACAACTTCCACCCAGATCATATTCTCAGAGTCACAGAGGCTCAGGTGCCACTGTCATGCGAGAGTCGAACAGATATCCTGGTCAACGGAACGTCTCCAGGCCCCGCTCTTCACATCCTGCCTGGGACGAGCAGTTGGATCAGGGTTTACAATGATATGCCTGACCAAAACCTGACCATG CATTGGCATGGCCTGACACAGAGAATGGCCCCCTTCGCTGATGGAACGCCTCTCGCTTCTCAGTGGCCCATTCCTCCAGGGCACTTCTTCGACTATGAGATTGCAACCAACAATGATGACGCCGGCACTTACTTCTACCACTCCCACGTCGATATACAGGCCATCAGCTGCACAGGCCCCTTGATCGTTGACGACTGTGGAAGCTCGCCTTACCACTATGATGACGAGCGCATCCTTCACTTCCAGGACTTCTTCCAAAAGTCAGATCAAGAGATGATGAGCGATGTTACTAAAGGCCCTTTCAAATGGGCTGGTGAAATCCACGGCATTCTTCTCAATGGAAAGGGCGTTGCCACCGGCCAACAAGCCTCCATTGGCCCGTCCGGCGGAGGCAGAGGTTTCTTCGGTGGTCGCCTCGGTGGTCGTCCTGATGGTTTCGGTGGCAACTTCCGTCACCACGGCGGTGATTATGATGACCAGAGCGACAGCAAGGGCTGTGACTCCAAGTCTGATGATACTAGCAGTGATGACTCCAACCAAGCTCAAGTCGAAATCACCGCCGGCTGTACCCTCCCCGTCATTGACGTCGAGCCTGGCAAGACCTACCGCTTCCGCTTCATCGGCGCCAATggcctttcttttcttaCCATGGGCCTCGAGGACCACGACGACCTCACGATCATCCAAGTCGACGGCAGCGAGTACAACGCCCCCGTCAAGACCGACCGCCTCAACATAGGCGCCGGACAGCGCTTCGACGTCCTCTTCAAGGCCAAGACCATCGACGAGCTCGAGAAAACCGGGAACAAATCCACCTTTTACCTCCAGTTCGAGACCCTCGAGCGTCCCGAGCCCTACACTGGCTACGGCGTGGTCCGGTACGACCAATCCACGCCCATCCCCACAGCCCCGGCCAATAAGGTCCTCGACTTGCCAAGAGATCCCACCAACTGGATGGAATAcaccttcacctccctcttccccgaGCAGAACGAAGCCCCTTCCGCCTCTGAAGTCACCCgccgcatcatcatcgacgccGAGCAAAAGCAAGAAAACGCCACCGGCAAGGTCGTCTGGGAGCTGGCTCACCTTTCCTGGACCGAGCACACCTACACCAGCCCCTTGCTCGTCGACATCTACCAGCACGGCGACGCCGCCCTCCCCAACTGGGAAGCCGCCCAATCCAACTGGGGCTGGGACCCCAAGACAAAGTCCTTCCCCTGCAAGCTCGGCGAAGTCATCGAGATCGTCTTGCAAAACACGGGCTCTGAACTCGGCGGCATCGTCGaaacccaccccttccacgCTCACTCCAAGCATTACTATGATATCGGCTCCGGCCCCGGCAAGTACGATGCCGAGGCAAATAACAAGAAGCTTGAGCAGACGGGTTACAAGGCTGTCAGGCGGGACACGACGATGCTGTACCGGTATGACGAGcaggtcggtgttggtgagcCGGCTGGGTGGAGGGCGTGGAGGCTCAAGATTACGGATGCGGGGGTCTGGATGATTCACTGCCATATTCTTTCGcacatgatgatggggatgcaGTCGGTTTGGACGATGGGGGATGCGGAGCAGATTCGGAAGCTGCCACCGACGGCGATTTCGGGGTATATGACTTATGGGGGGAGCGTGTATGGGAATTCGACACATGCGCCGAGGCTGTACCAGTATTTTAATGGGACGAATCAGTGTAGGCccgtggagaagaaggagaggatcAGGGTCTACTAA
- a CDS encoding hypothetical protein (EggNog:ENOG503P58W): protein MHHQTLLPILALALGAAAKTDIGGCVSTKVPYMTQDTLVYSSLLWYLPDTGEICEILDCGGGRAPPKTNVPGCGNYAGTEEYKPRFWTGFNAEPTTTSVVAKPTTEVKTATTGVEATTTKKSEVPVETGAVGNEEEETEAPKPTTLVTVSTSADGSAVTRTVEEVVESTEGADAEGAQDGGVAEGERSSSSGSSTSVSTAGAAPTGVVMMGVVAGVAAGMAFVA from the exons ATgcaccaccaaaccctcctccccatccttgccctcgccctcggcgcAGCAGCCAAAACTGACATCGGAGGCTGCGTCTCTACCAAGGTCCCCTACATGACGCAGGATACGTTGGTGTACAG CTCCCTCCTCTGGTACCTCCCCGACACAGGCGAAATCTGCGAAATCCTCgactgcggcggcggccgcGCACCCCCAAAGACCAACGTCCCTGGTTGTGGAAACTACGCCGGGACAGAGGAGTACAAGCCGAGGTTCTGGACTGGGTTCAACGCTGAGCCGACTACTACTAGTGTGGTTGCGAAGCCGACGACGGAGGTGAAGACTGCGACGACGGGTGTGGAGGCGACGACTACGAAGAAGAGTGAGGTGCCGGTTGAGACGGGGGCTGTCGGtaatgaggaggaggagacggaggcaCCCAAGCCGACGACGTTGGTTACTGTTTCGACTAGTGCTGATGGGAGTGCTGTGAcgaggacggtggaggaggttgtggagagTACTGAGGGGGCGGATGCTGAGGGGGCGcaggatgggggtgttgctgagggtgagaggagcagcagcagtggcagtAGTACTTCGGTTTCGACTGCGGGTGCGGCGCcgacgggggtggtgatgatgggagttGTGGCTGGTGTTGCGGCGGGGATGGCTTTTGTTGCCTAG
- a CDS encoding hypothetical protein (EggNog:ENOG503P2CZ) gives MASDSDQSSQIMVNGIRYEDRLMVDGPSTPLDDDTIIPMSQQSIPATEMPNSPLNHTTASFRSDSTDDLAVPAVIPSSLTPPPSSQVPGVAAAAPFNAQAFNGSSQLTGIVSPPETGLAAVKREDGVPGYMTPTQEQISEASPETLRRMLQSLVAEHAQVKMQAAHHRMQNVLLTFQAQEDANRAQVEHELTRREVDVLQKAESARQARREISTATETAQARYMKLEEMYKELVEENKALNQRLRGARKVLEERADQIASLQEDREVMLNRIRENREHFHILCSPGGMFHGALTPKVTQAQSPQQQRATPRQTPRSAQKEVHHRGRGHNLADLLEALSQDNNSAPSTPITGHRPRAAVGPKHTRNVQSMSSLPTTPVRFRGDNGGLLPSADLVPQTEPPQRFPRFLAHTPTAPKSAERERRRSRESTISADDNEELARQALRSITTAAPFAPRASVSSQRSRGSQRVQDGEVEEEEIYESQASQAASEMLRWDPRESFEVAASVQNSRDGTPAAADKSAKLQAKLFGPLNKSGGALAGSGKRKLGELERTMDVYAVGGVQSKKLRDGRVGLGIQYSQESA, from the coding sequence atgGCGTCGGACTCGGACCAGTCCTCGCAGATCATGGTGAATGGCATTCGCTATGAAGATCGCCTCATGGTCGATGGACCTAGCACGCCCCTCGACGACGATACAATCATCCCCATGTCGCAGCAGAGCATCCCGGCTACCGAGATGCCCAACTCCCCGCTGAACCACACTACCGCGTCTTTCCGATCTGACAGCACCGACGATCTTGCCGTACCCGCCGTTATTCCCTCGTCTctcaccccacccccctcctcacaagTACCTGgcgtcgccgccgccgctcccTTCAACGCCCAGGCCTTCAATGGATCTTCACAGCTCACTGGTATCGTCTCGCCCCCAGAAACCGGCCTGGCAGCAGTCAAGAGAGAAGATGGCGTGCCTGGATACATGACACCGACGCAGGAACAAATTTCAGAGGCATCCCCCGAGACCCTTCGTCGCATGCTCCAGAGCCTGGTGGCCGAACACGCTCAGGTCAAGATGCAGgcagcccaccaccgcatGCAGAACGTGCTGCTCACATTCCAGGCCCAAGAAGACGCGAACCGAGCGCAAGTCGAGCACGAGCTCACCAGACGGGAGGTGGACGTTTTGCAAAAGGCCGAATCAGCTCGGCAAGCCCGGCGCGAAATCAGCACAGCGACCGAAACCGCACAGGCGCGGTACATGAAGCTCGAGGAGATGTACAAGGAGTTGGTAGAGGAAAACAAGGCGCTCAACCAGCGGCTTAGGGGCGCCAGGAAGGTTTTGGAGGAGCGCGCCGACCAGATTGCCAGCTTGCAGGAGGATCGGGAGGTCATGCTCAACCGCATCCGGGAGAACCGTGAACACTTTCATATCCTCTGTAGTCCTGGGGGTATGTTCCATGGGGCTCTGACGCCCAAGGTCACACAGGCGCAGAGccctcaacagcagcggGCTACACCGCGACAAACGCCTAGGTCAGCACAGAAGGAGGTCCATCATCGGGGCCGTGGTCACAATTTGGCCGATCTGCTTGAAGCACTCAGCCAGGATAACAACAGCGCGCCATCGACGCCAATCACTGGTCACCGTCCACGGGCCGCCGTAGGACCTAAGCACACTCGAAACGTACAGTCCATGTCTTCCCTCCCTACCACGCCGGTGCGATTTCGCGGTGATAACGGAGGATTATTACCATCAGCCGACCTAGTTCCCCAGACCGAACCACCACAGCGATTTCCTCGATTTTTGGCCCACACTCCCACCGCACCCAAGAGTGCTGAGCGTGAGCGACGCAGGAGTAGGGAGTCGACCATCTCGGCGGATGATAACGAGGAGTTGGCACGGCAAGCACTAAGGTCCATTACTACTGCGGCACCATTTGCCCCCCGTGCGTCTGTCAGCTCGCAGCGGTCTCGCGGGTCACAGAGGGTAcaagatggggaggtggaagaggaagagatttATGAAAGTCAGGCCAGCCAGGCCGCGTcggagatgttgaggtgggATCCGAGGGAGAGCTTCGAGGTTGCGGCTTCGGTACAAAACTCACGAGATGGGACGCCAGCCGCGGCGGATAAGAGCGCGAAGCTTCAGGCGAAGCTGTTTGGGCCATTGAATAAGAGCGGTGGTGCTTTGGCCgggagtgggaagaggaagcttgGTGAGCTTGAGCGGACTATGGATGTCTATGCCGTTGGTGGTGTCCAAAGCAAAAAGTTGAGAGATGGAAGGGTTGGGCTGGGGATACAGTACAGCCAGGAGTCGGCTTGA
- a CDS encoding hypothetical protein (EggNog:ENOG503NUEC; COG:I): MSLPRGLKSVLTKAPTDVVILSALRTPITRSYKGGLKDAYPEELLSTVLKATLDANPNLDPKLIEDVAVGVVLNELGGSKAARMALNHTPGFDTSSTSLYTANRACASSLQAITLVASQIKTEMISVGIGAGMESMTRNYGTRAIPVDVWPELKESPVKEARDCVMSMGITSENVAERYNVSREDQDALAVESHARAARAVKEGWFDKEVVPVHTRFQEVDKQGNKVGEEQRVIVTKDDGIREGVTLDKLAKLKPAFKPDGRSTAGNSSQVSDGAAAALLMRRSTATELGLTGQIMGKFVASAVAGCKPDEMGIGPAIAIPKLLNQLGLKSEDVDRWEINEAFASQALYCVRELGLEKELVAGKVNPDGGAIALGHPLGATGARMVSTLMHGLQRTGGEVGVVSMCIGTGMGMAGVFVRE, from the coding sequence atgtcCCTCCCCCGCGGCCTCAAATCCGTCCTCACCAAAGCCCCCACCGACGTGGTCATCCTCTCTGCCCTCCGCACCCCCATCACAAGGTCTTACAAGGGCGGCCTGAAAGACGCCTACCCCGAAGAGTTGCTGTCCACCGTCCTCAAAGCCACCCTCGACGCCAACCCCAATCTCGACCCGAAACTCATCGAGGATGTCGCCGTCGGCGTGGTCCTCAACGAGCTCGGCGGGTCTAAGGCTGCCCGCATGGCGCTCAACCACACCCCCGGTTTTGACACGAGCTCCACCTCCCTTTACACCGCCAACCGGGCTTGTGCCTCGTCGCTGCAGGCGATCACCTTGGTTGCGAGCCAGATCAAGACCGAGATGATCAGTGTTGGTATTGGAGCCGGTATGGAGAGCATGACAAGGAACTACGGCACGAGGGCGATTCCAGTTGATGTCTGGCCTGAGTTGAAGGAGAGTCCCGTAAAAGAGGCGAGGGATTGCGTGATGAGCATGGGGATCACGAGTGAGAATGTTGCCGAGAGGTATAACGTCTCGAGGGAGGACCAGGATGCCCTGGCTGTGGAGTCTCATGCTCGTGCTGCCCGcgcggtgaaggaggggtggtttgacAAGGAGGTTGTTCCTGTCCACACCAGGTTCCAAGAGGTGGATAAGCAGGGGAATAAagttggggaggagcagagggtgATTGTGACAAAGGATGACGGGATCAGGGAGGGGGTCACGCTTGACAAGCTGGCGAAGCTGAAGCCGGCGTTCAAGCCTGATGGGAGGAGCACGGCGGGGAATTCCAGCCAGGTTAGCGATGGGGCTGCGGCGGCGCTGTTGATGAGACGGAGTACCGCTACTGAGCTTGGGTTGACGGGGCAGATTATGGGCAAGTTTGTTGCTAGTGCTGTTGCGGGGTGCAAGCcggatgagatggggatTGGGCCTGCGATTGCGATTCCTAAGTTGTTGAACCAGCTTGGGTTGAAGAGTGAGGATGTTGATCGGTGGGAGATTAACGAGGCGTTTGCTTCCCAGGCGCTGTACTgtgtgagggagttggggttggagaaggagttggtgGCTGGCAAGGTCAACCCTGATGGCGGTGCTATCGCGCTGGGTCATCCTCTTGGTGCTACTGGTGCGAGAATGGTCAGCACGCTCATGCATGGTCTCCAGAGGacgggtggtgaggttggtgttgtgagCATGTGCATTGGTACTGGTATGGGTATGGCTGGTGTTTTCGTTCGGGAGTAA